One region of Dehalococcoidia bacterium genomic DNA includes:
- a CDS encoding radical SAM protein, which produces MIHSYLHGINNSRFDKDFLFGYNQIIRFAMKNDRVASKRRYPSLYASGELQKRTDSLIKRLGACDICPRSCGVNRLDCNSGYCKSGSLVSVASRCAHHGEEPVLSGTRGSGTIFFSSCNLRCIYCQNSQISQGHGPYEQVDSRGLAQMMLYLQEELHCHNINLVSPTHYVPQIVEALCQAVPLGLDIPIVYNTNAYDSIKTLSMLDGIVDIYLPDIKYASDKWAGKFSDARRYVEYSRPAIAEMYRQVGNLITDDKGIAQRGLIIRHLILPNRLSGSEESLKWLATALSRDITLSIMAQYYPCHHAPDELLLARRITADEYREVVDIMNNLGLESGWLQQLDSAEHYLPDFHRQGHPFSL; this is translated from the coding sequence ATGATACACAGTTATTTACACGGAATCAACAACAGCAGATTCGATAAAGACTTCCTTTTCGGCTACAATCAAATAATCCGATTTGCCATGAAAAACGATCGTGTTGCTTCCAAACGCAGGTACCCTTCGCTTTACGCATCCGGCGAGCTGCAAAAGAGGACCGATAGCCTGATTAAGCGCCTGGGCGCGTGCGATATTTGTCCACGTTCATGCGGTGTGAACCGCCTTGATTGCAACAGCGGATACTGCAAATCCGGCAGTCTGGTCTCGGTGGCCAGCCGATGCGCCCATCACGGAGAGGAACCGGTCCTTTCCGGTACAAGGGGCTCCGGAACGATATTTTTCAGCAGCTGCAACCTGAGGTGCATATACTGCCAGAATAGCCAGATCAGCCAGGGACACGGCCCCTATGAACAGGTTGACAGCCGCGGCCTGGCGCAGATGATGCTTTACCTGCAGGAGGAATTGCATTGCCATAACATCAATCTCGTCTCTCCCACTCATTATGTGCCGCAGATCGTGGAGGCACTCTGTCAGGCAGTGCCGCTGGGACTTGATATCCCCATCGTCTACAATACCAACGCCTATGATTCCATAAAGACCCTTTCCATGCTGGACGGCATTGTCGACATCTATCTCCCTGACATCAAATATGCTTCCGATAAATGGGCCGGAAAATTCTCCGACGCCCGCCGATACGTCGAATACAGCCGGCCGGCTATAGCGGAGATGTATCGACAGGTGGGAAACCTGATAACAGACGATAAAGGTATCGCTCAAAGGGGATTGATTATCCGTCACCTGATACTGCCCAACAGACTGTCGGGAAGTGAGGAATCACTAAAGTGGCTGGCAACGGCCCTGTCCCGGGATATAACCCTGAGCATCATGGCGCAGTACTACCCCTGCCATCATGCTCCTGATGAGCTTCTACTGGCGAGGAGAATAACGGCAGATGAGTACCGCGAAGTCGTGGATATCATGAACAATCTTGGCTTGGAAAGCGGCTGGTTGCAACAACTGGACTCTGCCGAACATTACCTGCCGGATTTCCATCGTCAGGGGCACCCGTTTTCTCTATAA
- a CDS encoding FGGY-family carbohydrate kinase → MAKYIVAHDVGTSNTKAVLVDVEGKVHGRVVRPYDIKYPKPGWAEQDPEDWWKAMTTSTKQLMTETGVSPADVLCVINSSQLIGIVPMDGAGTALRPGIIWLDSRAPEEARWVMNKFLGPAVFTAIAGASITGKDGIPKLLWIKKNEPDVYRRMKYFLDVSGYLNYRCSGQMYMSRSNASAFGLDLKKKNWMEMIFGYVGFDIRKLAPLCDSTDKIGGLTSEAASLMGLLEGTPVMGGTGDIQSAAVGSGAMGEGGGHISMGTSAWIGVVTKKILSGKSGVVSTQSADPGKILLLGQMELAGGCLRWLGDEMCRLEKADATMTNIFGFMDTRVEQVPAGSDYLIFTPWMYGERAPVADAFIRSGFYNLTPEHTREHLIKSVYEGVAYNLRWIIEVVEKQFKFPLPSLRVIGGGALGHPWMQILADVTGKKIQPVHNPQEAGAVGAAMTAAVGLGIYKDFESLKDVVSPEFTFEPRAANRDVYDFLYVLYKELYTDLKGFYTRINKDRCEQV, encoded by the coding sequence ATGGCTAAGTACATAGTTGCACATGATGTCGGCACCAGCAATACCAAAGCGGTGCTTGTGGATGTGGAAGGGAAGGTACACGGCAGGGTTGTCAGACCCTATGATATAAAGTATCCCAAACCCGGCTGGGCCGAGCAGGATCCGGAGGATTGGTGGAAGGCCATGACCACCTCCACCAAACAGCTGATGACCGAGACCGGCGTATCTCCGGCTGATGTGCTGTGCGTTATTAATTCCTCACAATTAATCGGCATAGTGCCCATGGACGGAGCAGGTACTGCGCTTAGACCAGGCATCATCTGGCTGGACAGCAGGGCTCCCGAGGAGGCCAGGTGGGTTATGAATAAATTCCTCGGCCCCGCCGTTTTCACCGCTATAGCCGGCGCTTCAATCACGGGCAAGGACGGGATACCCAAGCTGCTCTGGATTAAAAAGAACGAGCCGGACGTGTACAGGCGCATGAAATATTTTCTCGATGTGAGCGGCTATCTCAACTATCGCTGCTCAGGCCAGATGTACATGAGCCGAAGCAACGCCTCGGCCTTTGGGCTGGACCTCAAGAAGAAAAACTGGATGGAAATGATTTTTGGCTATGTCGGTTTCGATATCAGGAAACTGGCTCCGCTGTGCGATTCAACGGATAAGATCGGCGGATTGACATCCGAGGCTGCCTCACTTATGGGTTTGCTGGAGGGTACGCCCGTCATGGGTGGAACCGGCGACATACAGTCGGCAGCGGTGGGCTCCGGCGCTATGGGTGAGGGGGGCGGGCATATCAGCATGGGCACCTCGGCCTGGATAGGCGTGGTGACAAAGAAAATACTTTCAGGTAAAAGCGGGGTTGTCAGCACACAATCAGCCGATCCCGGCAAGATTCTCCTGCTTGGCCAGATGGAGCTGGCCGGGGGCTGTCTCCGCTGGCTGGGTGATGAGATGTGCAGGCTGGAGAAAGCCGATGCAACCATGACCAATATATTCGGTTTCATGGACACCAGGGTGGAACAGGTGCCGGCAGGGTCCGATTATCTGATATTTACACCCTGGATGTATGGCGAAAGGGCCCCGGTGGCCGATGCTTTTATACGTTCCGGCTTCTATAACCTGACTCCCGAACATACCCGCGAACATTTGATAAAATCGGTCTATGAGGGTGTGGCCTATAATTTGAGATGGATAATCGAGGTGGTCGAGAAGCAGTTCAAATTCCCTCTCCCATCATTGCGCGTCATTGGGGGAGGCGCACTCGGCCATCCCTGGATGCAGATACTGGCGGATGTGACCGGAAAGAAGATACAACCTGTGCATAATCCGCAGGAAGCCGGGGCGGTCGGAGCCGCGATGACGGCGGCGGTGGGGCTGGGCATCTACAAAGATTTCGAGAGCCTGAAAGATGTGGTTTCCCCCGAGTTCACTTTTGAGCCGCGGGCCGCCAACCGGGATGTATATGATTTTCTCTATGTTCTTTACAAGGAGCTTTATACTGATTTGAAGGGCTTCTACACAAGGATAAATAAAGACCGTTGCGAACAGGTTTAA
- a CDS encoding RuBisCO large subunit C-terminal-like domain-containing protein, which translates to MNREDMLSQPVALPDGVDYDEYIIGTYVVTGPAGLPMAKVAPFLAVEQSTGTWVAVPGETPEVRRQHVAKVIGVYELPDYEFDLPAGLQERSWFVQMAFPFVNIGSQIPMMLTAVVGNISMAGQIKLVDVRFPKKYVAGFKGPKFGIDGIRKLLGVKKRPLLNNMVKPCTGYPLEVGAELFKLAAMGGCDIIKDDELIADASFNSMVGRVKRYMQIEKQVFEKTGEHTLYTVNVSDSVPKVFENARRAVELGANAIMLNYVAVGLTVLQALAEDPKINVPILAHMDVAGALYMSPLHGMSSHLVLGKLPRLAGADIVVIPAPYGKAPVISDKFEMMARNLTYPLYQLKPTWPMASGGITPTMVPKVMQVLGNDIVIGSGGGIHAHPQGPVAGGKAFRQAIDATLKGISLEEYAKTHKELSAIVNLWGDPFKKGV; encoded by the coding sequence ATGAACAGAGAAGATATGTTGAGCCAGCCTGTAGCACTACCCGACGGGGTGGATTACGACGAATATATTATAGGCACCTACGTTGTCACAGGTCCAGCAGGATTACCCATGGCCAAGGTGGCGCCTTTCCTGGCCGTCGAGCAGAGCACGGGCACCTGGGTGGCTGTGCCGGGCGAGACCCCCGAAGTTCGCAGACAACACGTGGCCAAGGTGATAGGTGTATACGAACTGCCGGATTATGAGTTCGACCTGCCCGCCGGATTGCAGGAAAGGAGCTGGTTTGTCCAGATGGCGTTCCCCTTCGTGAACATCGGCTCGCAGATTCCCATGATGCTGACCGCTGTTGTCGGCAACATCTCCATGGCAGGACAGATCAAGCTGGTCGACGTCAGGTTCCCCAAGAAATATGTGGCCGGCTTCAAAGGGCCCAAGTTCGGTATCGACGGCATACGTAAACTATTGGGCGTCAAGAAGCGTCCCCTGCTCAACAACATGGTCAAACCCTGCACGGGCTATCCGCTGGAGGTGGGCGCCGAGCTATTCAAACTGGCGGCGATGGGTGGATGTGACATTATCAAGGACGATGAACTGATAGCCGATGCCTCGTTCAATTCCATGGTCGGCCGTGTCAAGCGCTATATGCAGATTGAGAAGCAGGTCTTCGAGAAGACGGGCGAGCACACGCTTTACACGGTAAATGTTAGCGACAGCGTTCCCAAGGTCTTCGAGAATGCCCGGAGGGCTGTGGAGCTGGGCGCCAACGCCATCATGCTGAACTACGTGGCCGTCGGTCTGACCGTTCTGCAGGCTCTTGCCGAGGATCCGAAGATCAATGTGCCCATTCTGGCCCACATGGACGTTGCCGGCGCACTTTATATGTCGCCCCTGCATGGTATGAGCTCGCATCTGGTGCTGGGTAAATTGCCGCGCCTGGCCGGTGCGGATATAGTTGTTATTCCAGCCCCGTATGGGAAGGCGCCTGTCATCTCCGACAAATTCGAAATGATGGCCAGGAATCTAACATACCCGCTGTACCAGTTGAAGCCCACCTGGCCGATGGCGTCTGGCGGAATAACGCCCACCATGGTCCCTAAAGTTATGCAGGTGCTGGGCAATGACATCGTTATCGGCTCCGGCGGCGGCATTCACGCCCATCCGCAGGGCCCGGTAGCCGGCGGCAAAGCTTTCCGCCAGGCCATCGATGCTACCCTGAAGGGCATTTCCCTTGAGGAATATGCTAAGACGCACAAGGAGCTGTCAGCTATAGTCAATCTGTGGGGAGACCCGTTTAAAAAGGGTGTATAA
- a CDS encoding aminotransferase class III-fold pyridoxal phosphate-dependent enzyme, with amino-acid sequence MTEEQRYAISEYPDVDEIYRRLNALVGQPMKKVRSEKMKDYLEYFESKCKRSKALTDEAKRFIPGGVQHNLAFNHPFPIAIEKADGAYLWDVDGNKYIDFLQAGGPIVLGNNYAPVRQKIIELLQNCEPVTGLFHEYELKLAELINRFMPNVEMFRMLGSGTESVMAAIRAARTFTKKKKVIKVGGAYHGWSDQMVYGMHIPGTGRFEAKGIPPGCSSGTQEFFPNDLGALKRLLARNRLFGGTAAVIVEPVGPESGTRPVPFDFNKKVRELCTEFGALLIFDEVVTGFRLGMGGAQGYFNVKPDLTIFGKCVAGGYPMAGGVGGRADIIQCFAAGIGGASAERAYVGGTLSANPLSCAAGYFSLLEMERTNAPVIAGRAGDRLTRGLQDIIVKYKLPFVVYNQGSIVHLETSGVMLLDFRNPLKLLKEMKPRKHMIEEMGAAYMANGLITLAGSRVYTSMADTDAVIDEGLAGFERVFSSVEGV; translated from the coding sequence ATGACGGAAGAACAACGTTATGCAATTTCTGAATACCCTGACGTGGATGAGATTTATCGTCGCCTAAATGCTCTGGTAGGCCAGCCTATGAAAAAGGTGCGGTCGGAAAAGATGAAGGACTACCTCGAGTATTTCGAATCTAAATGTAAACGATCGAAAGCTTTAACCGATGAAGCCAAACGGTTCATCCCCGGCGGAGTTCAGCACAACCTGGCCTTTAACCATCCCTTCCCTATCGCCATAGAGAAAGCGGATGGAGCCTACCTCTGGGATGTGGACGGCAACAAGTACATCGACTTTCTGCAGGCGGGCGGTCCCATTGTATTGGGTAACAATTACGCGCCTGTACGCCAGAAAATCATTGAGCTGCTGCAGAACTGTGAGCCCGTGACCGGACTGTTTCACGAATATGAGCTGAAGCTGGCGGAACTGATCAATCGCTTTATGCCCAATGTCGAGATGTTCCGCATGCTGGGCTCAGGTACCGAGAGCGTCATGGCAGCCATCCGGGCGGCCCGCACATTCACTAAAAAGAAGAAGGTCATAAAGGTCGGAGGCGCCTACCATGGCTGGAGTGACCAGATGGTCTACGGCATGCATATTCCCGGCACGGGAAGGTTTGAAGCGAAGGGCATTCCCCCCGGCTGTAGTTCGGGTACCCAGGAGTTCTTCCCCAATGACCTGGGAGCGCTGAAGCGCCTGCTGGCTAGAAATCGACTGTTCGGCGGGACGGCTGCCGTCATAGTGGAACCGGTAGGCCCTGAAAGTGGCACGCGCCCGGTGCCCTTTGACTTTAATAAAAAGGTAAGGGAGCTCTGCACCGAGTTTGGCGCGTTGCTCATTTTCGACGAGGTGGTAACAGGGTTCAGGTTGGGCATGGGTGGTGCCCAGGGTTATTTCAACGTTAAACCCGACCTGACTATCTTCGGTAAATGTGTGGCAGGCGGCTATCCCATGGCCGGCGGCGTGGGAGGAAGAGCTGACATAATCCAATGCTTCGCAGCGGGTATAGGCGGGGCCTCGGCAGAGAGGGCCTACGTGGGTGGAACGCTTTCGGCCAATCCGCTATCGTGCGCTGCGGGCTATTTCAGCCTGCTTGAAATGGAGAGAACCAACGCGCCGGTAATTGCCGGAAGAGCGGGTGACCGGTTGACCAGGGGACTGCAGGATATAATAGTCAAATATAAGCTGCCTTTTGTAGTATATAACCAGGGTTCGATCGTGCATCTCGAGACCTCAGGAGTAATGCTACTTGATTTCCGCAATCCGCTGAAGCTTTTAAAGGAGATGAAACCGCGCAAACATATGATTGAGGAGATGGGCGCGGCATACATGGCTAATGGACTGATAACGCTGGCCGGCTCAAGGGTGTATACGAGCATGGCTGATACAGACGCAGTGATTGATGAGGGGCTTGCCGGCTTTGAGAGAGTATTTTCCAGCGTGGAAGGAGTATAA
- a CDS encoding STAS domain-containing protein, with protein MDLAEKQTGNVNVLSVGGRLDAYSAAEAEKKIDSLIETGKVKIVLNLEGLEYISSSGLRVFLAQLKKARKQQGDIKLCCMKPNIKEVFDIAGFTQLFTIAGDEAEAVAGFSA; from the coding sequence TTGGATCTGGCCGAAAAACAAACGGGAAATGTAAATGTTCTCAGCGTCGGCGGGAGGCTGGATGCCTACAGCGCTGCTGAGGCCGAGAAAAAAATCGACTCGCTGATAGAAACAGGGAAGGTAAAGATCGTGCTGAACCTGGAAGGCCTGGAGTATATCAGCAGCTCGGGGCTGCGTGTATTCCTGGCTCAGCTCAAGAAGGCGCGCAAGCAGCAGGGGGATATAAAACTCTGCTGTATGAAACCGAATATCAAGGAAGTCTTCGATATCGCCGGGTTCACGCAACTGTTCACCATTGCCGGGGATGAAGCTGAGGCCGTTGCCGGCTTCAGCGCCTGA
- a CDS encoding acetyl-CoA hydrolase/transferase C-terminal domain-containing protein yields MLTPKSEYRRKLTTPERAVSGIKNGSTIVHGLAAAEPPALLQAIADRLRVGDLYDLKVHSLLPTGNVSKSLLSPDLSDCVQAFSWFVSKSSRSAVKVGLNYYVPNHFHQVPRLMRENLDIDVTVTMVSPMDKSGFFSFGTANDYTSTVARCCKRLIVEVNKNQPRVFGDSLLHVSEVDAIVEHTSPLIEFKWPGPRPEDEAIGSLVADLVPDGATLQLGFGGLPNVIAMKLVDHKDLGVHTEVFGPAMVELIKKGVVTGRRKNMHTGKHVFTVAEGTRQMYRYMDDNPSMESYPVSYTNDPSVIARNDNMISINSIIQVDLLGQCNAESLGGSQYSGAGGQLDYVRGAYNSKGGKSILAFYSTAKSGQVSRVVPRLGSGAAITTPRMDVHYLVTEYGVVNLKGRSTRDRALDIISIAHPRFREALLREAENMYLL; encoded by the coding sequence ATGCTGACGCCCAAATCGGAGTACAGGCGCAAGCTTACCACGCCTGAACGGGCAGTAAGCGGGATAAAAAACGGAAGCACCATTGTGCACGGCCTTGCCGCCGCCGAGCCGCCCGCTCTTCTGCAGGCCATTGCCGACCGGTTGCGCGTGGGAGACCTTTACGATCTCAAAGTGCACTCATTATTGCCCACAGGTAATGTTTCTAAAAGCTTGCTTTCCCCCGACCTCAGCGATTGCGTGCAGGCCTTCTCATGGTTCGTCAGCAAATCCTCACGTTCAGCCGTCAAGGTAGGACTGAATTATTACGTACCAAACCATTTCCACCAGGTGCCGAGGCTGATGCGTGAAAACCTCGATATAGACGTAACCGTTACCATGGTATCGCCCATGGATAAATCGGGCTTCTTCAGCTTTGGTACAGCCAACGACTACACTTCCACTGTGGCCAGGTGCTGCAAGCGTCTCATTGTTGAGGTAAATAAGAACCAACCGCGCGTATTCGGCGATTCCCTGCTGCATGTCTCAGAGGTGGATGCCATTGTGGAGCATACATCGCCTTTGATCGAATTCAAATGGCCCGGCCCCAGGCCCGAAGACGAAGCCATCGGCAGCCTGGTTGCCGACCTTGTTCCTGATGGAGCAACCCTCCAGTTGGGATTTGGCGGCTTGCCTAACGTGATCGCCATGAAGCTGGTCGATCACAAGGACCTGGGCGTGCACACAGAGGTTTTCGGCCCGGCCATGGTAGAGCTGATCAAAAAAGGCGTGGTCACCGGTCGACGAAAGAACATGCACACCGGGAAGCATGTTTTCACCGTGGCTGAGGGCACTCGTCAGATGTACCGCTACATGGACGATAATCCCAGCATGGAGAGTTACCCGGTCAGCTATACTAATGACCCCTCGGTCATCGCCAGGAACGATAACATGATATCTATCAACTCCATTATACAGGTTGACCTGCTGGGACAATGTAATGCCGAATCTCTGGGGGGATCACAGTACAGCGGTGCGGGCGGACAGCTTGATTACGTGCGCGGGGCATATAACTCGAAGGGAGGGAAATCCATACTGGCCTTTTATTCCACAGCCAAAAGCGGCCAGGTTTCAAGGGTTGTGCCGAGATTGGGTAGTGGAGCGGCTATAACTACACCCAGGATGGATGTGCACTATCTGGTGACTGAGTATGGTGTGGTCAATCTGAAGGGGAGATCGACCAGGGACCGTGCGCTGGACATAATAAGCATAGCCCATCCACGCTTCCGCGAAGCATTGCTACGGGAAGCCGAGAATATGTACCTTCTTTAG
- a CDS encoding rhodanese-like domain-containing protein — protein MKASHAMVFYAIFFTIVAVVIAGFTYKQTTSGVSSLWLTPQEAKELLDETTDVVVIDLSSRFYDKGHLPGAINYPKCTIPAAMSDWDRNATYLVYSHWTGAPLSAAGLLKDAGFKNVYALKGNFGAWVNAGYPVEE, from the coding sequence GTGAAGGCATCACATGCAATGGTTTTCTACGCGATCTTTTTCACAATCGTGGCTGTGGTGATTGCAGGCTTTACATATAAACAGACCACGTCAGGTGTCTCATCTTTGTGGCTTACTCCCCAGGAAGCCAAGGAACTACTTGACGAGACTACTGACGTGGTTGTTATTGATCTGTCGAGCCGTTTTTATGATAAGGGCCATCTGCCCGGCGCAATCAATTATCCTAAATGTACTATTCCAGCGGCGATGTCGGATTGGGACAGGAACGCAACATATTTAGTTTACAGCCACTGGACGGGTGCTCCGCTGTCAGCCGCCGGCCTGCTCAAGGACGCAGGTTTTAAGAATGTGTATGCCCTCAAGGGCAATTTCGGCGCCTGGGTAAACGCAGGCTACCCGGTAGAAGAATGA
- a CDS encoding helix-turn-helix domain-containing protein, whose amino-acid sequence MLGEYVKETRSKRGLSQAELAKLADLSPSFICRIEKGDYKSVTLASLSKLSRALKVPINELSNFVLEKGHRDDLLKKTPYEIMNELQLSLPAVVPVYATIDSRQIIEYVFVPRELALSGGREMKLIGIKSSDLEYDNVVHKGDIIICGKDMEPAPGDLCLKMEGGRMTIAPYKKKEDIFALIVQVVRVVKKLN is encoded by the coding sequence ATGTTAGGTGAATATGTAAAAGAGACGCGCTCAAAGAGGGGATTATCGCAGGCCGAACTGGCCAAGCTGGCCGACCTGTCCCCGTCGTTTATCTGCCGTATCGAGAAGGGCGACTATAAGTCGGTCACGCTGGCGTCGTTGAGCAAGTTATCGCGCGCACTCAAGGTTCCCATCAACGAGTTGAGCAATTTTGTACTTGAAAAGGGTCACAGGGATGATTTGCTAAAGAAAACACCCTATGAGATAATGAATGAACTACAATTATCGCTGCCGGCCGTGGTTCCTGTTTACGCGACGATCGACAGCAGGCAAATAATTGAATATGTATTCGTGCCGAGGGAGTTGGCCTTAAGCGGAGGTAGAGAGATGAAGCTGATAGGCATTAAATCCAGCGACCTGGAGTACGATAATGTTGTACACAAGGGTGACATCATTATCTGCGGTAAAGACATGGAACCTGCGCCCGGCGACCTCTGCCTGAAGATGGAGGGTGGCCGGATGACAATAGCCCCGTACAAAAAGAAAGAGGATATCTTTGCCTTGATTGTGCAGGTGGTGCGGGTAGTCAAGAAGCTGAATTAG
- a CDS encoding GDP-mannose 4,6-dehydratase: protein MIKRALITGVGGQDGAYLSQLLLEKGYEVFGLDIAIDTQTCWRLRYLDIYDKVNLIKADMTDGKALLRAVKKSTPGEIYNLAAHSSPGSSFRLPVECGDITGLGFIRLLEAAREGSPHTRIFQASSRELFGAGDGSAYNEDRPFTPSNPYAAAKLYAHWMARIYRDSYGMFICNGIMFNHESPLRGIEFVTRKISDAVARISLGKERKLKLGNIRARIDWGYAPEYMQAAWQMLQQDAPDDYVIATGQVHSVEEFASRAFQVAGLTWSEHVESDAGLLRPSDIVMQKGDFAKAQARLNWKPQVKFNRLVEIMVEEDLKRWKRHLSGERFPWDVSEI from the coding sequence ATGATAAAACGGGCTTTGATAACAGGCGTCGGCGGTCAGGATGGGGCCTATCTGTCCCAATTGCTGCTTGAAAAAGGCTACGAGGTATTCGGCCTGGACATAGCTATCGATACGCAAACCTGCTGGCGCCTGCGTTATCTGGATATATACGATAAGGTCAATTTGATTAAGGCCGATATGACCGACGGCAAAGCCCTGCTGCGTGCGGTGAAAAAGAGCACTCCCGGCGAGATCTACAACCTGGCTGCGCACAGTTCACCCGGCAGTTCTTTCCGGCTTCCTGTTGAGTGTGGAGATATAACCGGTCTGGGTTTTATCCGCCTCCTTGAAGCCGCCAGGGAGGGCAGTCCGCATACCAGAATATTCCAGGCATCGTCGCGAGAACTCTTCGGCGCTGGCGACGGCAGCGCATATAACGAAGATCGGCCTTTCACACCATCCAATCCTTATGCCGCTGCCAAGCTGTACGCCCATTGGATGGCTCGTATCTATCGCGACAGCTACGGCATGTTCATCTGCAACGGTATCATGTTCAACCATGAATCGCCGTTGCGCGGGATCGAGTTCGTCACCCGCAAGATCAGCGATGCCGTGGCCAGAATATCGCTGGGAAAGGAGAGAAAGCTGAAGTTGGGCAATATCAGAGCAAGGATAGACTGGGGATATGCTCCCGAATATATGCAGGCTGCCTGGCAGATGCTTCAGCAGGATGCACCGGATGATTACGTTATAGCTACCGGACAGGTACACAGTGTGGAGGAGTTCGCGAGCAGGGCTTTCCAGGTCGCCGGGCTGACATGGTCGGAACATGTTGAGTCCGACGCCGGTTTGCTTCGGCCGTCCGACATCGTGATGCAAAAAGGTGATTTCGCTAAAGCGCAAGCCCGACTGAATTGGAAGCCGCAGGTCAAATTCAACAGGCTGGTGGAAATCATGGTAGAGGAGGATCTGAAGCGCTGGAAGCGCCATCTCAGCGGCGAACGATTTCCCTGGGACGTAAGCGAAATATAG
- the gmd gene encoding GDP-mannose 4,6-dehydratase: MAKKAFITGITGQDGSYLAELLLCKGYEVHGIVRRASTFHTTRLDHIKFGADDRKERLFLHYGDMTDSSNLNRVLEKVQPEEIYNLAAQSHVQISFEVPEYSAEVDGIGVLRLLDAIRETKLKTRFYQASSSELFGKVAEKIQSERTPFYPRSPYAAAKLFGYWIVVNYREAYNLFACNGILFNHESPRRGENFVTRKVTSGIAQILAGKTDHISMGNMDAQRDWGYAPEYVEVMWKMLQTEGPADYVVGTGSKHSVKEFIESAFAYAGLDWHKHVRQDARFLRPTEVDELQADPSKAARELGWKPKVGFKELVMIMVDADMRALGLKPVGKGDRFLKEAFPSRWWGID; this comes from the coding sequence ATGGCTAAGAAGGCGTTTATCACCGGTATTACCGGTCAGGACGGATCTTACCTGGCCGAGCTGTTACTGTGCAAGGGATACGAAGTACACGGCATAGTACGCCGCGCCAGCACCTTCCATACTACACGATTGGATCATATAAAGTTCGGCGCCGATGACAGGAAGGAGCGGCTTTTCCTGCATTACGGGGATATGACCGATTCCTCCAATCTCAACCGTGTGCTGGAGAAGGTGCAGCCGGAAGAAATATATAACCTGGCTGCCCAGAGCCACGTGCAGATATCGTTCGAGGTACCGGAGTACAGCGCTGAGGTTGACGGTATCGGTGTACTGAGGCTGCTGGACGCCATCCGCGAGACCAAGCTCAAGACCAGGTTTTACCAGGCCTCCAGTTCGGAGCTCTTCGGCAAGGTAGCCGAGAAAATTCAGAGTGAGAGGACGCCTTTTTACCCGCGCAGCCCGTATGCCGCGGCCAAGCTTTTCGGATACTGGATCGTGGTTAACTATCGCGAAGCATACAACCTTTTCGCCTGCAACGGCATTCTGTTTAATCACGAGTCCCCACGGCGGGGCGAGAATTTCGTCACGCGCAAAGTAACCAGCGGTATCGCCCAGATACTGGCCGGCAAAACGGATCATATATCCATGGGCAATATGGATGCGCAGCGTGACTGGGGTTATGCCCCTGAGTATGTCGAGGTGATGTGGAAGATGCTGCAGACCGAAGGGCCGGCGGACTATGTGGTCGGTACAGGCAGTAAACACTCTGTGAAAGAATTTATCGAGAGTGCGTTCGCCTATGCAGGCCTCGACTGGCACAAGCATGTCCGGCAGGACGCGCGCTTCCTGCGACCTACCGAAGTGGATGAGTTGCAGGCCGATCCGTCAAAAGCGGCCAGGGAGTTGGGCTGGAAGCCGAAGGTGGGTTTTAAGGAATTGGTCATGATCATGGTGGATGCCGACATGCGTGCCCTCGGCCTGAAGCCTGTTGGCAAGGGCGACAGATTCCTTAAAGAAGCCTTTCCTTCCCGCTGGTGGGGGATCGACTGA